Proteins encoded within one genomic window of Anopheles gambiae chromosome 3, idAnoGambNW_F1_1, whole genome shotgun sequence:
- the LOC133392722 gene encoding uncharacterized protein LOC133392722, protein MELILKITIYIAALFKVECLSIVPIPEPGIYFDHIGTLLLKKGAWETTFHTGTRPANDTDTLQTLKKHLTTVLNSVNSTDSELSDLKVTIQRECNHAIQLIQGISHKRTKRSRGIFGILKDFMFGGDDIDEQLAAFRAAEDTKITHVSERLTQTNKKHNELTENLRHRIDKLYDGIDVLSKEFKHNKNEVLTKYIQETIMLTTALVQDMINKYHEIDSNQLYLEDEEMLKQTIRRKMASHYNVLEYSEITNRRIENGEIVFSIKNVIVSIENYEMFKVIAIPNFANYTILDIHENTIAINETSYLYPKEIVKLNESHYISSEKIIQREPDCIASALLHTESGALHRDAAVQTSALTIPIVGDGHVPAGDFPHEQHQRV, encoded by the coding sequence ATGGAGCTCATCcttaaaataacaatatacATAGCCGCTCTGTTTAAAGTCGAATGCTTATCGATCGTACCTATCCCTGAACCAGGAATATACTTTGATCATATTGGGACACTCCTATTGAAAAAAGGAGCATGGGAAACGACATTCCATACGGGGACACGTCCGGCAAATGATACGGATACGTTACAGACGTTGAAAAAACACTTAACCACAGTATTGAACTCCGTTAATAGTACGGACTCCGAACTCTCAGATCTAAAAGTTACAATCCAGCGCGAATGCAACCATGCAATTCAACTAATTCAAGGAATAAGTCACAAAAGGACAAAACGCTCCCGGGGAATATTTGGTATATTAAAAGATTTCATGTTCGGGGGAGACGACATAGACGAGCAATTAGCAGCCTTCAGAGCAGCAGAGGATACAAAAATTACACATGTGTCCGAACGTTTGacccaaacaaataaaaaacacaatgagTTAACAGAAAATTTACGTCACCGAATAGACAAACTCTATGATGGTATAGATGTTCTCAGCAAAGAATTTAagcataacaaaaatgaagttCTAACAAAGTACATACAAGAAACGATCATGCTTACAACCGCTCTAGTACAAGACATGATAAATAAGTATCACGAAATAGATTCAAACCAATTATATTTAGAGGATGAAGAGATGTTAAAACAAACTATACGAAGAAAGATGGCAAGTCATTATAATGTTTTAGAATACTCGGAAATAACCAATAGGAGGatagaaaatggtgaaatagtCTTTTCTATCAAAAACGTAATTGTATCGATAGAAAATTACGAGATGTTTAAAGTCATAGCCATTCCAAACTTTGCTAATTATACGATTTTAGACATACACGAAAATACAATAGCCATCAACGAAACTAGTTACTTATATCCGAAGGAAATTGTTAAACTGAACGAATCGCATTACATATCTTCtgagaaaataatacaacGAGAACCAGACTGCATAGCATCAGCATTACTACACACAGAAAGTG